In one Echinicola marina genomic region, the following are encoded:
- a CDS encoding phage tail protein, which produces MSTEPFIGEVKLFAFNFAPRGYSLCEGQVLPISTNTALFSLIGTYYGGNGTTTFALPDLRGRMPIGQHQGPGLPNYTIGEKGGTTSTNILTSNLPAHEHSAAPVNVKIPVSSNLAEESSPVDGYLALSTSENYNSNPNAFYGNVQVSGTTGITGGNIPISIVNPFLAMNYSIATVGIFPSRN; this is translated from the coding sequence ATGTCAACAGAACCATTTATAGGCGAAGTAAAGTTGTTTGCCTTCAATTTTGCACCAAGAGGCTATTCCTTATGTGAAGGCCAAGTATTACCAATTTCTACCAATACCGCATTATTTTCCTTGATAGGGACCTATTATGGAGGAAATGGAACCACGACCTTTGCCTTACCTGACTTAAGAGGTAGAATGCCAATAGGTCAGCATCAAGGACCTGGTTTACCTAATTACACTATAGGTGAAAAAGGAGGGACTACCAGTACAAATATTTTAACTTCTAATTTGCCAGCTCACGAACATAGTGCAGCTCCAGTTAATGTTAAAATACCGGTTTCATCCAATCTAGCTGAAGAAAGCTCTCCAGTAGACGGTTATTTGGCTTTATCCACTTCAGAGAACTACAATAGTAATCCTAATGCTTTTTACGGAAATGTTCAGGTATCAGGAACTACTGGAATTACCGGTGGAAATATTCCAATAAGTATAGTTAATCCTTTTTTAGCTATGAATTATTCGATAGCTACGGTGGGTATCTTTCCGAGTAGAAACTAA
- a CDS encoding ABC transporter substrate-binding protein has product MKKVGLLLPRSTYYASIGFDMHEGLKQGLLAQGDCDISVISENIGFGTDHQKCYEVVEKFLLTEEVDVVLAYISHRTAQLLRPLFKAANKILVVLDSGANLPQEWPSSTNTLYHSLHNSLGNWLAGEKASQVGLKKAASITGYYDGGYLHTHAGFVGYTHSGGNILFNHATGYKKEDFNLTALKEHLALSQSTDCFLSLFSGDYVQWYFQELNKHFNSDEYTVILPPFGLEESVLSETLFPNQKIMGVAAWSKNLGNKENSNFIDQMLQNGKIANLFSLLGYEAAFFVTVIIKLMAENHQNGKEACKSLMDMEFQTPRGKVVFHKATQTSIAPMYHAEVVPDEKRMSQVNVKEEIDLGQVFDTYDSMVSIPLNNATSGWINSYTCI; this is encoded by the coding sequence ATGAAAAAAGTTGGACTACTATTGCCCAGATCGACTTATTATGCCTCAATTGGTTTTGATATGCATGAAGGACTTAAGCAAGGCCTACTTGCACAGGGGGATTGTGATATATCCGTCATATCGGAGAATATAGGATTTGGTACCGATCATCAAAAATGTTATGAGGTGGTTGAAAAGTTTTTGCTAACAGAGGAAGTGGATGTTGTTCTAGCCTATATCAGCCATAGAACAGCCCAGCTCTTAAGACCCTTGTTTAAGGCCGCCAATAAAATCTTGGTGGTTTTGGACAGTGGTGCTAATTTGCCTCAGGAATGGCCGAGTTCGACCAATACGCTATACCATTCCCTGCATAATTCACTCGGGAACTGGTTGGCTGGGGAAAAAGCATCACAAGTCGGTTTAAAAAAAGCTGCATCAATTACGGGATATTATGATGGGGGCTACTTGCATACTCATGCAGGTTTTGTGGGCTATACGCATTCAGGTGGTAATATTCTATTTAACCATGCTACTGGCTATAAGAAGGAAGATTTTAACCTGACAGCACTAAAGGAGCACCTAGCATTATCACAAAGTACGGACTGTTTTCTGTCACTTTTTAGTGGAGATTATGTACAGTGGTATTTTCAGGAACTAAACAAGCATTTTAATTCGGATGAATATACCGTAATACTTCCTCCATTTGGCTTAGAAGAATCGGTATTGTCCGAAACCTTATTTCCAAACCAAAAGATAATGGGGGTGGCTGCTTGGAGCAAAAACTTGGGGAATAAGGAAAATAGTAACTTCATAGACCAAATGCTTCAAAACGGTAAGATTGCCAATCTATTTTCCTTGTTGGGATATGAGGCCGCATTCTTTGTAACTGTTATCATTAAGTTAATGGCAGAGAATCATCAAAATGGAAAAGAAGCATGCAAAAGCTTGATGGATATGGAATTCCAGACCCCAAGAGGTAAGGTGGTATTTCATAAGGCTACACAAACATCTATCGCTCCAATGTATCATGCGGAGGTTGTTCCAGATGAGAAGCGGATGAGCCAGGTAAATGTAAAAGAAGAAATAGACCTTGGACAGGTTTTCGATACTTACGATAGTATGGTCAGCATCCCGTTGAATAATGCTACCTCAGGATGGATCAACAGCTATACCTGCATATGA
- a CDS encoding methionyl-tRNA formyltransferase, translating to MNTARKIVVFCAGKSALPACQVLHLEGCLAGVVIGGHVSELESGLSAIYGSSISQITIKNKFDFGKLTKWLERIAPDALFCIGFPYLVPESLLEAYPQKWINFHMGKLPDYRGPMPIFETLKAGEEEAVLTIHLMDKDFDRGNIIWEEEIKLDEVETFGSLAVKFAEQIALAAQNTSQMLQFGSVLPSSPQPDSSAYCPFPTQRDTSINWAYMNANEIIHLCQACNPWNGGADTAWGRTSFKLIKAKKLIGEKHQQAPGTILSGTGQVHIACVDEEVLVLEIVSSDYGTEPAPIFFSRVPQFSGVLGTEKAMHFQ from the coding sequence ATGAATACCGCAAGAAAGATAGTGGTTTTTTGTGCCGGAAAGTCAGCCCTTCCTGCTTGCCAGGTCCTACATTTGGAGGGGTGTTTGGCGGGAGTGGTTATAGGTGGTCATGTCTCCGAATTGGAGTCTGGTTTATCTGCCATCTATGGATCATCGATCTCCCAAATTACTATTAAAAACAAGTTTGATTTTGGTAAATTAACTAAGTGGCTCGAGCGCATTGCTCCTGATGCCCTGTTTTGTATTGGTTTCCCTTATTTGGTGCCGGAAAGTTTGTTGGAAGCTTACCCTCAAAAGTGGATCAACTTCCATATGGGCAAATTACCGGATTATCGAGGCCCCATGCCGATTTTTGAAACCCTGAAAGCAGGAGAAGAAGAAGCAGTGCTTACGATCCATTTAATGGATAAAGATTTTGACCGGGGAAATATCATTTGGGAAGAAGAGATCAAACTGGATGAGGTGGAGACTTTCGGTTCCTTAGCGGTAAAATTTGCGGAGCAGATTGCCCTAGCGGCACAAAACACCTCTCAAATGCTTCAGTTTGGCAGTGTTTTACCTTCCAGCCCCCAGCCCGATTCATCTGCCTATTGTCCTTTTCCTACCCAACGGGACACGTCGATCAATTGGGCCTATATGAATGCCAATGAAATCATACACTTGTGCCAGGCCTGTAACCCTTGGAATGGGGGAGCGGATACCGCTTGGGGAAGGACTTCATTTAAACTGATCAAGGCCAAAAAACTGATAGGAGAAAAGCATCAGCAAGCTCCCGGGACGATATTATCAGGAACGGGGCAGGTGCATATTGCCTGTGTGGATGAAGAGGTGTTGGTCTTGGAAATAGTTAGTAGTGATTACGGAACAGAACCTGCACCGATTTTCTTTTCTAGGGTACCGCAGTTCTCAGGGGTATTGGGAACTGAAAAGGCGATGCATTTTCAGTAG